The nucleotide window GATGGCGGCGGCAAGCGTGTGCCTCGCCTCGCCTTTGTTGAGACCGGCCTGACAGGCACGTCGCAGTTCCGGTTGTTCAAGCCAATCGAGCGTGAACAAAGTGCGCTCGATACGGCCCAGTTCAGTCAATGCAAAATCCAGCCTGTTCTGGCGTTTGTAGGCGGCAAGTTTTCGCAAGATTACTGACGGCGCCACCGTGCCATCCTTGATTGAGGCGACAATCCTGACGATGTCATCCCAATCGGCCTCGATCGCTGCCGTTTTGATGGTGCGGCCCATCAGATTTTCGATGCCCTTGTATGTCGATGGCGCAGCGATCGAACCCAGCTTGCGGTCGCCAATATCGCGCAGCCGGGGCGCGAAGCGGAACCCGAGTAGGTGGCAGAGTGCGAAAACATGATCGGTGGCGCCGCCGGTATCGGTATAGTGCTCATGCAACGGAAGGTTGCCGGCGCCCAGGACAAGCCCGTCGAGCACGTAAGGCGCTTCACCTGCCGTCGCGGACATGATCCGTGATCCGAATGATGCGAAGTGATCGGAAAGGTGAGAATAGATTTTCACGCCAGGTTCGGCGCCATATTTGGCATTGACGTCCGCCGCCCCTGAACGGCTCCGCCCCGACCGGAAGAACTGGCCATCGGACGACGAACTGGTGCCAGCGCCCCAATGCCGCGCGAAGGGTAATTCGTGATGGGCTGAGATGATCATGGCCAGCGCGGCCTGATAGTTCTCGGGTGAAAGATACCAGTTGTGGGTCCATGCGAGTTGGGCATAGCTGACGCCTTCGCTGGCATTGGCCATCCGCTCCAGCCCGAGGTTGGTGCCATCAGCCAGAATTGCGGCGAGTACCGTGCTGGGGTTGTCGTGCTCCTTGCCTGAGCGCAGGTCACGGAATGCGTTCAAAAAACCAGTGCGTTCGGCGACTTCAAGCAGCAGCTCGGTGATGCGCACGCGGGGAAGCAGGGTATCGAGCTTGCGATCGAGGGCTTCAGCTTCCGGTGGGGTGACAGGCGGCATTTGCTGAAGCTTGAGCCGGTCTCGTTCGAGCGACACTCCCTCAAGCTTGTTTGTTTTCAACTGCTTGGCAAATCGGCGCAGCCGCCAGTCAAGATTTCGTGCCCGGTCAGCGAGGTAGGATGCAGCATTTGAATCGAACGGAAGCACATCCGCCACTTTGGCGGCGTCGCGCCGACCCAGCAAATAGGCATCGAAGCGCTGATAGTTGCGGGTTCCCTCGATCCATACATCACCGGCGCGCAAACGATCACGCAAGGTTGCCATGATCGCAATTTCATAACGTCGGCGGTCGATACGGCCGCTTTCGGTGATGAGACGCTTCCACTGCCGATTGGGGAATGGCAGTGGAACGCCATCGGGAAGGTCGCGCGACTTTCGTGTGTTCGCATCGCGAATGACATCGATGGCTTTGATCAGTGCCGTCCCTGTTCCAGACGCCTTGAAGGTGAAGGCGTCCAGAAATGCCGGGCTGAAACGCCGTAGCGTGGCGTAACGCTCGGTTGCCGTTACCAGTGCGTCCTCGCCGGCAAGATCAGCAAGGGCATCTACTTGGGCCTTTGCCGCAACAAGCCGGTGCCAGCCCACCGCTTCGTCAATCAATTCGAGCGGATCGCCGCCATTCTGGACAGCCTCATCAAGTGCTGTAATCGTGGCGCCAAACAGCCGCATGAGTTGCCCCACCGACTGAATACTATCTTGGTAGCGACGCTCGCGCCCACGCCGCGCGCGCGTGAACATGCCGCCGATAAGTCGGTCAAACATTTGGATCGCGGCATCGGCAAGTCTGGCCTCAAGGTCGATCACTGCGGCCGTCAACGTCGCCCGCCTGCGATTGACGCTGTAATCCGAAAGCAGGAATGCCGGTGCCACGCCGCCCTCGCGGACAAATTGGGCAAAGCGGAATTCCGGAATGGCGCCCCCAACTACCGGGTGGATACCTATGCCGCGAACATAGCGCAGGCGCTCAAGCAAGCCATTGATATTGGCCGCAGTCGGGGCTTCTTCGAAATTACGCAACCACGCCAGCGGTGTCATGCCGAAATCCGGGTTGTTGATTACGAGTTCGTCTAGCCGTGTCAGTTCAGCAGAGCTGAGGCCTTCGACGATTGCGGCTGCGGCAGCTTTGCGTGCGCGTGCCCGGCCAGCAAGACCGGCGCGTTCCAGTGTGTCGCCTGACGGAAGAATGAACCGCTCACCCTTCAGGCCAACCATGAGGGCGCGAACAATCGGTTCACCTCTGTCTGTATACTCGGCGGCTTGCGCGGCAAGATTCAGGGCAAGTGCCAGGTCGCCGCGTCGAAACGGGCGTATGCCAAGATAACGCGCCACGAGATCGGCATGATCGGTACGGGTTTGCGCGCGCTGACCATATGCAGAGAAGGAGGAAGGATCGACGAATAACTGTGCCGCGAGGTACTGAAGAATGACGTCGGGAAGCCCGATCTCGGGTTGCAGACCAAAGCCGGGATGTCGCATCAAAGCGATTTGTGCAGCCAGACCGAGGCGATTTGCTGGACCATAGCGGCGCCCAACCAATTCAACATCTTCCGCAGAAAGGGTATAATGCCCAATGATCGCGGTTTCTTGGACAGGAGGATCGAACAGGCGCCGGCGCTCGTCTCCGGTCAGAAGTCGGCGTCGTGCCATTTTGCTCTCCCGCTGAGGCGAATAACAAAATTGACACCAAAGCGGCTTGCACTGGAGGGAGGCCATTCGTTGCCGGTTGATCCCCGAGCAATCACCCGGCGCAGCAAGACAGTTTGGCGACATCCTTATCAAACGTTTGGGCCGCCAGTTTGAGGCCTTCCACAGTGGTCAGGTAAGGAAATATCGTTGCACCCAATTCCAGGGTGGTCATGCCGTGTTTGATCGCCAGCACCAGTGTCTGGATCGAATCCGCGCCTTCGGGTGCCATGATCTGGCCGCCCAGCAAACGGTCGTTCGCCTTGTCGGCAATCAGTTTGATGAGACCCCGCGTATCGCGTGCTGCCAGTGCCCTTGGCACAGCATCGAGCGGGAGCAGCGAAACCTTGATGTCCAGGCCTTGCGCCCGTGCTGTCGTTTCAGTGAGGCCGGCGCTGGCGACTTGCGGGTCGGTGAAGACGACGGATGGCATGGAGGAATTGTCGTAGCGGTATTGGTTGCCCGTCACCGCGTTGCGCGCGGCCAGTTTTGCGCCATAGGCGGCCATGTAGACGAACTGGTCCCGTCCCGTTACATCGCCCGCCGCGTAAATGCCTGGAACCGACGTTTCGAGGTGGTCATCGACGACGATTCCACCATTACGGGCAAGCACTATGCCGCGCTCCTCCAGCCCAAGCCCGTCGCTATTGGGTCGGCGTCCGGTGGCGATGAGCACCTGTTCCGCCGCGACGGTGTCACAATGCCCCTCGCAGGTCAATTCGACCCCGCTCTGTGTTTGGGCGATACGCTGATAGCCGACACCTGCGCAAACCCGCACGCCCTCGGCTTCCAAATAGTTTTTCAGCGCGGCACTCACTTCCGGGTCCATTTCGGGGAGCAGGCGGCTTCGGCAGCAGATGGTGACATCAACGCCCAGACGCGAAAACATCTGTCCCAGTTCTACCCCGATCACCCCGCCACCGATCACCAGCAGCGATTTGGGCAAGCGATCCAGCGCCAGCGCCGATGTGCTGGTTAGGTAGGGCACGCTGTCCATCCCCGGAATCGGCGGCACGGCGGCGTGCGCACCCATCGCCAATATGACCTTGCCGACCTTCATGGGCGCATCGCCGACAATCAGCGCACCATCGGCAAAGCGTGCCTTGCCCTCGATATAGCTCACACCGTCATAGGCGGGCAGCAGATCGACATATTTTTTTTGGCGCAGCGTCGTGACAAGATCGTCCTTCGACGCCGCCAATACGGACCAGTCATCCATCTGGACAGCGCCCCCAAGGCCGGGAAAGCGCGCGGCGGCAAGCCCACCATGCACCGCTTCGGCGGCGCGGATCAGCGTCTTGGAAGGAACGCAGCCAACATTGACACAGGTGCCGCCAATCGTGCCGTGACCGACGAGCGCCACTTTCGCGCCCAGATCGGCAGCGGCGATCGCGGCGGAGAACCCGGCAGAACCCGCGCCGATGACGGCCACGTCAAATCCTTCCTGCCCGGGGCGGTTGCAACAGTCGTTCATTGCTTATCGCTTTCTTGAGGCGCTGGCGGCGCCCCGCTCAGTTTTGAATAGCGCGCGCCGGATAACCCGCGTTGGTTGATGCAGCGGCAATCGCAGCAGCATTGGTGCGGCGCGGGTTATAGGTTGCGCGCGCGGTCTTGGCTGCGAAATCGACCGTGACCGCCGTTACCCCGGCGACGCCTTCCATCGCCTTCTTCACGGTGATCGGGCAGGTGGCGCAGGTCATGTTCTCTATGGCAAAGGTGGTTTGCTTCTGAGCGGTTGCGGTAGCCGCGGGGCGATCTTGCGCCGTGCCACTAACTGCATAGGCGACCCCGCCGCCAGCCATAGCCAGCACGGCCATAGCGATACATACTGTCTTTTTCATGGGTATTTCCTTTCAATAGAACCAGGGTGCCCACCAGTCGATGGTGAGCGCCAGGATGGCGACGGCAAGGCCCAGCCACAGCACCGCCTTGGTGGTCCAAGCCGATTGTGGACGAGCGCAGTAGGAACCGTCTTCACAGGGCGGTTTCGGCTTGAAATAGACATGCCAGAAGCCGTAGCCGAGCAGCGCGAGCGTTACGCCTGCGACATAGGGCTTGTAAGGTTCGAGCGCCGTCAGGTTGGCGATCCACGCGCCGGAAATTCCGAGCATAACCAACAGTAGCGGGACGACGCAGCAAGCCGAGGCGAGCCCCGCGCCGATCAATGCGCCCGCCGCAACCCAGTTTGCCTGCTTCGGCTCGTGGTTTTCGGTGAGGGCTGGCTGTCCCGCTTCCGGCGTTGAGACCATGGCTTGAATCCCTTGTTCCAACTGAGTGATTCGCAGTGTAGGCTCTGTAGCCACTACAGACTCAAGAGGTATTTTCATGGAGCAACAGGTCGGCATCTTGCGTGCCCAGCTTGCCCGGAAAACAGGCTGCAATCTCGAAACCATCCGCTATTACGAGAAGGTGGGATTGCTGCCGGGGCCGCCTCGCAGTTCCAACGGCTACCGCGTCTATTCGCCGGAACTGGTGCAAAGGTTGCAGTTCATCCTGCGCGCGCGCGACCTTGGCTATGCAATGGATGAGATACGGTCATTGTTGTCGCTCACCGATACCGGTGCACAAACCTGCGCGGAGGTTATGGCGAGAACCGAACTCCACCTTGAAGATGTCCGCCGCCGCATTGCAGATTTGCAGAAGATAGAGGTGACGCTGGCGACCACGTTAGCCAGATGCACTGGAGATGACGTTGCCGAATGTCCCATCCTGGAAGCACTCCAGTTTTTACCCCATCAAGGCAATTGACGCCATCTTTGAGGGATTTGATTTTGTGATGTCAGCTTGGAGTATACCCTAACTTGGCGTCAGACCATCCGGCGCTAAATCGTCAGAATAGAGTTGCCTTCCGAATTGATTGACATGCGCCGTCAAGGGTCATAGATTTCTTCCTGACACATTTCCCTCAGGAGGATACCTTGCACGGTCAGCGCATCGGTTACGTCCGCGTCAGCAGCTTCGACCAGAACCCAGAACGGCAGCTCGAACAGATCCAGGTGGATAAAGTGTTCACCGACAAGGCGTCGGGCAAGGACACACGGCGGCCCGAACTGGAACGGCTGCTCGCCTTCGTGCGCGAAGGCGACACGGTCGTGGTGCACAGCATGGATCGTCTGGCGCGCAACCTCGACGACCTGCGCCGCCTGGTGCAGGGCCTCACCCAGCGCGGCGTACGCATCGAGTTCCTTAAGGAGCATTTGACCTTCACCGGCGAGGACTCGCCGATGGCGAACCTGATGCTGTCGGTAATGGGCGCGTTCGCCGAGTTCGAACGCGCCTTGATCCGCGAGCGGCAGCGCGAGGGCATCGCGCTCGCCAAGCAGCGCGGGGCCTACCGTGGCAGGAAGAAATCCCTGTCGTCTGAGCGTATTGCCGAACTGCGCCAACGTGTCGAGGCTGGCGAGCAAAAGACCAAGCTGGCTCGTGAATTCGGAATCAGTCGCGAAACCCTGTATCAATACTTGAGAACGGATCAGTAAATATGCCACGTCGTTCAATCCTGTCCGCCGCCGAGCGCGAAAGCCTGCTGGCGTTGCCGGACACCAAGGATGAGTTGATCCGTCACTACACGTTCAGCGAAACCGACCTCTCCATCATCCGGCAGCGGCGCGGCCCGGCCAACCGGCTGGGCTTCGCCGTGCAGCTCTGTTACCTGCGCTTTCCTGGTGTCATCCTGGGCGTCGATGAGCCGCCGTTTCCGCCCTTGTTGAAACTGGTCGCCGACCAGCTCAAGGTCAGCGTCGAAAGCTGGGACGAATACGGGCAGCGGGAGCAGACCCGGCGCGAGCACCTGGTCGAACTGCAAACGGTGTTCGGCTTCCAGCCCTTTACCATGGGCCACTACCGGCAGGCCGTCCAGTTGCTGACCGAGATGGCCTTGCAGACCGACAAGGGCATCGTGCTGGCCAGCACCTTGATCGAGCACCTGCGGCAGCAGTCGGTCATTCTGCCTGCCCTCAACGCCGTCGAGCGGGCGAGCGCCGAAGCAATCACCCGCGCCAACCGGCGCATCTACGATGCCTTGGCCGAACCGCTGTCGGACGCGCATCGCCGCCGCCTCGACGATCTGCTCAAGCGTCGGGACAACGGCAAAACGACCTGGCTGGCCTGGCTGCGCCAATCGCCCGTCAAACCGAATTCGCGGCACATGCTGGAACACATCGAACGCCTCAAAGCGTGGCAGGCGCTCGACCTGCCTTCTGGCATCGAGCGGTCGGTGCACCAGAACCGCCTGCTCAAGATCGCCCGTGAGGGTGGCCAGATGACGCCCGCCGACCTGGCCAAGTTCGAGGCGCAGCGACGCTATGCCACCCTGGTGGCGCTTGCCATCGAGGGCATGGCCACCGTCACCGACGAAATCATCGACCTGCACGACCGCATCCTGGGCAAGCTGTTCAACGCCGCCAAGAACAAGCATCAGCAGCAATTCCAGGCGTCCGGCAAGGCGATCAACGCCAAGGTGCGGTTGTTCGGCCGCATCGGCCAGGCGCTGATCGAGGCCAAGCAGGCGGGCCGCGATCCGTTCGCCGCCATCGAGGCCGTCATGTCCTGGGATGCCTTCGCCGAGAGCGTCACCGAAGCGCAGAAGCTTGCGCAGCCCGAGGACTTCGATTTCCTGCACCGCATCGGCGAAAGCTACGCCACGCTGCGCCGCTACGCGCCGGAATTCCTTGCCGTGCTCAAGCTGCGGGCCGCTCCCGCCGCGAAGGACGTGCTCGACGCCATCGAGGTGCTGCGCGGCATGAACAGCGACAACGCCCGCAAGGTGCCCGCCGACGCGCCGACCGAGTTCATCAAGCCGCGCTGGCAGAAGCTGGTCATGACCGACACCGGCATCGACCGGCGCTACTACGAACTGTGCGCGCTGTCGGAGATGAAGAACGCGTTGCGTTCCGGCGACATCTGGGTGCAGGGGTCGCGCCAGTTCAAGGACTTCGAGGACTACCTGGTGCCGCCCGCGAAATTCGCCAGCCTCAAGCAGGCCAGCGAATTGCCGCTGGCCGTGGCCACCGACTGCAACCGGTACCTGAACGACCGGCTGACGCTGCTGGAAACACAGCTTGCCACCGTCAACCGTATGGCGACGGCCAACGAGCTGCCGGACGCCATCATCACCGAGTCAGGCTTGAAGATCACGCCGCTCGACGCGGCGGTACCCGACACCGCCCAAGCGCTGATCGACCAGACGGCAATGATCCTGCCGCACGTCAAGATCACCGAACTGCTGCTGGAGGTGGACGAATGGACGGGCTTCACTCGGCATTTCGCGCATCTGAAATCGGGCGACCCGGCCAAAGACAAGAACCTGTTGCTGACCACGATCCTCGCCGACGCGATCAACCTGGGCCTGACCAAGATGGCGGAGTCTTGCCCCGGCACGACCTACGCCAAGCTGGCTTGGCTGCAAGCCTGGCACATCCGCGACGAAACCTACGGGGCGGCGCTGGCCGATCTGGTCAACGCACAGTTCCGCCATCCCTTCGCCGAGCACTGGGGCGACGGCACCACCTCATCGTCGGACGGCCAGAACTTCCGCACCGGCAGCAAGGCCGAGAGCACCGGCCACATCAACCCGAAATACGGGAGCAGCCCAGGGCGGACGTTCTACACCCACATTTCTGACCAGTACGCGCCATTTCACACCAAGGTCGTGAACGTCGGCGTGCGCGATTCGACCTACGTGCTCGACGGCCTGCTGTACCACGAGTCCGACTTGCGGATCGAGGAGCATTACACCGACACGGCGGGCTTCACCGATCACGTCTTCGCCCTGATGCACCTCCTGGGCTTCCGCTTCGCGCCGCGCATCCGCGACCTGGGCGACACCAAGCTCTACATCCCGAAGGGCGACGCCGCCTATGACGCGCTGAAACCCATGATCGGCGGCACGCTCAACATCAAGCACGTCCGCGCCCATTGGGACGAAATCCTGCGGCTGGCCACCTCGATCAAGCAGGGCACGGTGACGGCCTCCCTGATGCTCCGAAAGCTCGGCAGCTACCCACGCCAGAACGGCCTGGCCGTGGCGCTCCGCGAGCTGGGCCGCATCGAGCGCACGCTGTTCATCCTGGACTGGCTGCAAAGCGTGGAACTGCGCCGCCGCGTGCATGCCGGCCTGAACAAGGGCGAGGCGCGCAATGCGCTGGCCAGGGCAGTGTTTTTCAACCGCCTGGGTGAAATCCGCGACCGCAGTTTCGAGCAGCAGCGCTACCGGGGGGTCTCCTCGTTTTCAGTGCAATAAGTGACGGTACGCAAAGCTAGCACTGGCGCGGGGGTGGTCTGGGTAGACCGTTGATTTCATTGACTTTCCTGTTCGCTTTGTAAACGGGTATGGTGGCCTCCCACTTTTGAGGTTCACGATGCAGGGTTGGCACACAACGTTTTTGGGGATGCGTGGGCTCCCCCGCGATATCAGCGACTTCGAGATGAAGGCATTTTTCACCTTCGATGGTGCCGAGCGCGACGCAATCAATGCACGCCGAGGTGATTCCCACAAGCTTGGTCTGGCGCTCCATATTGGTTTCCTGCGCATGAGTGGGCGTTTGCTCGGTGCCTTTCGGGTAATTCCAGTAGCCTTGTGGCGCCACCTTGGCAACGAGCTTGGCATTGCAGCACCAGAAGTCGCCTCGCTGAGAGCCATGTATGAACGCGGGCGCACGCTATTCGATCACCAACAAGTAGCCTGCACGGTCCTTGGATTCCAGTGGATGAGCGAGCACCAGCGCCGCTCACTGGTACGTGAACTGCGCGACGAAGTGGCGCGCTGCGCCGACCGCGATCAGCTACTCGTGCGGGCGCGTCAATGGCTGTACAAGAACAAGCTGGTGATCGTGCACGAGCGGGCAATTCGGACACTGATTGCGGCGGCACTTGCCCAGCTTGAAGTTGAAACAGGCACCGCCATCGCCGCCAGCGTTGATCCAGCAACACTTGATCGCTGGCGAGCCTCAGTTTCAGAGCTGCGCCCAGATGGACAAACCCAGCAGAGTTGGCTATGGGCTGCACCGGCGAAACACTCAACCCGCCAAATCAGCGAGGTACTGGAGCGCATCGACCTGCTTTACACGCTGGACGTTCATAAGCACCTGGCAGACATCCCCGATCTCATCTTGCGCCGCTACGCGCGCCGACTTGTCTCCAGGCCGCCCTCAGCCGGAGCCAAGATCAAAGAGCCAGCGCGCACCGTGGAGGTCGCATGCTTTCTTCGGTATTGCCTGTTCACCACCACAGACCAGTTGATCCTTATGGTGCAGCGCCGGATCGCCGATCTGTGGCGTCAGGCTGCCGCCGATGTCCCCGCTACCGTCAATTGGGCCGCAATGTACAAAACGCTGCTCGGCGAACTTGTTGCCTTGAGCGCGCAAGGTGCGGTGCCAGATGCTGAGTTGCGTGCCCGTCTTGAAGCCTTGATCACCGAAACCCAGAAACGCAAACCACCGAGCAGGGCCTCCCTGGTCCGCGAGGGATTGATTGATGGAATTCGCCCCGTGCGGTCGTTGCTCGTCGCCATTGCAAAGCTGCCCTGGCAGGCCACCGGCGAGCATCCTGCCATCGAGTACCTTGCCAAGCTGCAAGCTTTATATCTCAAAGGATCCAGAAAGCTGCCAGTTGAAGTGGTGGCACCAAGTCTGGGAATGATCTGGCAGGTTTCGATCTCCAGCCCAGACCGGGAACGGGCGTTTCAGGCGTTGGAGGTGGCCACCCTGTTTGCCCTGCGCCGCGCGGTGCGCAATGGCTCGGTCTGGATTGAGCACAGCCTGAGCTTTCGGGGTCGTGCGCGCTTGTTCTTCACGGACGAGCGTTGGCAGGCAGAGTCCAAGAAACACTATGCCCGTCTATCGTTACCCAGCAAGGCTGCCACTTTCTTGAAGCCTTTGCTGGCCAGAGTAACTGCCGGTGTCGATGCGGTGGCCGCTGCAGCCCGCAGTGGCGTACTGCGCGTGGATGATGAACTCCATTTGTCGCCATTGCCCGCAGAGGACGAAGACCCAGAAGTGACCAAGCTGCGCGCGGCTTTGGATCACCGCATCGGTGAGGTTCAATTGCCGGAAGTGATTCTGGCCGTTGACGCCCAGGTGCGCTTTAGCTGGATCATGCTCGGACGTGAGCCGCGCTCTACCGACGAGCTGCTGATGGTCTATGCCGGCATCATGGCCCACGGCACCAGTCTGACTGCGGTCGAATGCGCGCGCATGATTCCGCAATTGTCTGCCACCAGCATTCGCCAGGCCATGCGCTGGGCGCGGGACGAACGGCGTCTGAGCCAGGCCTGCCAGGCTGTGCTGGAATTCATGCAGCGACACCCGATTGCCGCCACCTGGGGGCGGTCCGATTTGGCATCTTCTGACATGATGACCATGGAGACCACCAAACGGGTGTGGCAAGCCCGGCTTGATCCTCGGCGCAACACACCTTCCATTGGAATCTACTCCCATGTAAAAGACCGGTGGGGCATCTTCCATGCGCAGCCCTTTGTGCTCAATGAGCGCCAGGCGGGCGTGGCCATTGAAGGTGTCATCCGCCAAGAAAAGCTGGAGACCAGCCAGCTTGCTGTGGATACCCATGGCTACACCGACTTTGCCATGTCACATGCCCGTTTGCTTGGTTTTGATCTTTGCCCGCGGTTGAAGGAACTCAAACAGCGCCACCTCTTTGTGCCACGCGGCACCAAAGTGCCCGCAGAAATCGCTGCGGTGTGCGAAGCCAATGTCGACGTCGCTTTGATCGAAAAGCATTGGGATAGTCTGGTGCACCTGGCAGCCTCGGTCATGAGCGGACATGCCAGTGCGGTGGCAGCTCTTGCGCGGTTCGGTTCTGCCGCCCAGGGCGATCCAATCTATGAGGCTGGCGTGCAATTGGGGCGGTTGCTGCGTACGGCGTTTTTGGCTGACTACTTTGTCAAGGACGCTTTCAGGAACGAGTTGCGCCGGGTGCTCAATCGGGGCGAGGCTGTTAACGCCCTCAAGCGCGCCATTTATACCGGCCGGATCAGCCCGGCGCAGGCCAAACGTGTCGATGAAATGCAGGCTGTGGCCGATGCGTTGAGCCTGATGGCCAACATCGTGATGGCGTGGAATACCTCACAGATGCAGGCGGTCCTGGATCGCTGGTCGAACCGCCGCCAGGTCATTCCACCGGAACTGATCGGGAAGATTGCGCCCACCAGGCTGGAGAGCATCAACTTGCGGGGTGTGTTTCGCTTCCCGGTTGACCGCTATGCTGACCAAATCCTGCCTTCGCGGCCAAATGCATCGATAACTGGCACCAATGGATGAAACCGACCACGGTTTGACGCCACGAATCGCAGATTTGAAAGTGAACAGGAAAGTCAATGAAATCAACGATCTACCAACACCACCTCCGCGCCAGTGCTAGCTTTTCGTACCGTCACTTATTGCACTGAAAACGAGGAGACCCCCCTTTCCACTGAAAGAACACAACCCATGCCCCAATTCACCCTGCGCCAGAAATTTTTGTTCGGCATGGTCGCCGTGCTCACGGTGTCACTGCTGGTGATGTTGGGGGGGCGATTCCTTGGCAAGGCCGCGCGCTTCCCCCCGATGGCCAGTCCAAATTCCCCCACCTGTGGCCACCCCAAATTCCCCAGGCAAGACCGGTTGGATTATGACGACTCAGTGCCGATGGCGATGCGTGCGGCGGCCTCTTTGAGCCGGTAGCTCTTGCCCTCGAATTCCAGCATCGTGCAGCGGTGCATGAGGCGGTCCAGGATGGTGGTCGCCATTGTGGCGTCGCCCAGATAGCGACCCCAGTCCTGCACCACGCGGTTGGAGGTCACCACGATGGCGCGGCGCAGCTTGTAGCGCTGATGCACGATGGCCTGCAGGACCTCGGCGGCGTGCTCGCTGATACGCCTGGCCAGGAACAGATCGTCCAAGATGATCAGGTCAGGCTCCACCCACTCCTTGAGCAGGCCGATGCGCTCGGTGGCACTTGCCAGCGCGTAGCGGGCGAATTCGGCGTCGGCCTCGAGGTAACGCACATCGTGGCCGCCCAGCGTGGCCTGGTAGGCGATGGCCTTGGCAATGTGAGACTTGCCGGTGCCGGGTTTACCGACGATGAGCGCGTTGGAACCCTCGGCGATGAACTTCAGGGTGTGCAGCTCAAAGCAGGCCGCGCGGGGCAGCTTGGGGTTGAAACGCCAGTCGAAGTCGGCCAGGCTGACCTTCTCGTCCAGACCCGAGCGCTTGTAGCGGCGCTCTGTCAGGCGCGATCGGCGCCGGTCGAGCTCATCCTGAAGCATGGCGGCGAAGGTCTGCAGAAATGGCTCCTGGGCGACCTGGGCCTGCATCACGCGGGTCGACAGGGTCTCGGCAATACCCGACAGGCGCAGCTGGCGCAGCGCGCGCTCGATCTCGACCATGTTCATGGCTGGCTCCCAACTGCGGCGGTGGCCGCAGCGTGGGCAAACAGGTCACCGTATTCATCGGCATCGCGGATCAGCTCGTGCTGCTGGGTCAGGGTCGCCGTGGTGGGCGTTACATGCTCGCCACCGGCCTGGGTCTCGATGGCTTCAAGCGCATCGGCAAAGAGCGCCTCTGTCAATGCCTGGACGCGCTTGAAGCTGTAGATGCCCTGCTCCAGAGCCTGGGCGCAAGCGGCGTTGACACAATGCGCCGGATATCGGCGCACCAGGCCGACGATGCCCCAGAGCTTGCGCTGGCCCACCCGGCCCTCGATGGCAAAGAGCAACTGGCACAGCCGGGCGGCGTGTTCGCCAATCTGGCCGGCCTGGCGCAGGATCAGGCGGGTCTCACGCGAGGGGTTGAACACCCGCTCATCCTGGGGCAGCACCACGGTGCCGGGGCGTTCAGCCTTGGGGTGACTGCGCAGCAAGGTGCCGGTTTGCAGATCAAAGATCTGGATGCGCTGGGCGAAGATGCGCACCCGCACCTTCGATCCGATGACCGCCGGGCGCGCGGCGTAGCTGCTGTGCTCCACCCGCACACAGCTGTC belongs to Sphingobium sp. JS3065 and includes:
- a CDS encoding Tn3 family transposase; protein product: MARRRLLTGDERRRLFDPPVQETAIIGHYTLSAEDVELVGRRYGPANRLGLAAQIALMRHPGFGLQPEIGLPDVILQYLAAQLFVDPSSFSAYGQRAQTRTDHADLVARYLGIRPFRRGDLALALNLAAQAAEYTDRGEPIVRALMVGLKGERFILPSGDTLERAGLAGRARARKAAAAAIVEGLSSAELTRLDELVINNPDFGMTPLAWLRNFEEAPTAANINGLLERLRYVRGIGIHPVVGGAIPEFRFAQFVREGGVAPAFLLSDYSVNRRRATLTAAVIDLEARLADAAIQMFDRLIGGMFTRARRGRERRYQDSIQSVGQLMRLFGATITALDEAVQNGGDPLELIDEAVGWHRLVAAKAQVDALADLAGEDALVTATERYATLRRFSPAFLDAFTFKASGTGTALIKAIDVIRDANTRKSRDLPDGVPLPFPNRQWKRLITESGRIDRRRYEIAIMATLRDRLRAGDVWIEGTRNYQRFDAYLLGRRDAAKVADVLPFDSNAASYLADRARNLDWRLRRFAKQLKTNKLEGVSLERDRLKLQQMPPVTPPEAEALDRKLDTLLPRVRITELLLEVAERTGFLNAFRDLRSGKEHDNPSTVLAAILADGTNLGLERMANASEGVSYAQLAWTHNWYLSPENYQAALAMIISAHHELPFARHWGAGTSSSSDGQFFRSGRSRSGAADVNAKYGAEPGVKIYSHLSDHFASFGSRIMSATAGEAPYVLDGLVLGAGNLPLHEHYTDTGGATDHVFALCHLLGFRFAPRLRDIGDRKLGSIAAPSTYKGIENLMGRTIKTAAIEADWDDIVRIVASIKDGTVAPSVILRKLAAYKRQNRLDFALTELGRIERTLFTLDWLEQPELRRACQAGLNKGEARHTLAAAIYTNRQGRFTDRSLENQEFRASGLNLLIAAISYWNTVYLDRAAQHLNAVGTTFDAALLAHLSPMGWAHISLTGDYLWEQARRLPAGEFHPLNEPMARLKRVA
- the merA gene encoding mercury(II) reductase, whose protein sequence is MNDCCNRPGQEGFDVAVIGAGSAGFSAAIAAADLGAKVALVGHGTIGGTCVNVGCVPSKTLIRAAEAVHGGLAAARFPGLGGAVQMDDWSVLAASKDDLVTTLRQKKYVDLLPAYDGVSYIEGKARFADGALIVGDAPMKVGKVILAMGAHAAVPPIPGMDSVPYLTSTSALALDRLPKSLLVIGGGVIGVELGQMFSRLGVDVTICCRSRLLPEMDPEVSAALKNYLEAEGVRVCAGVGYQRIAQTQSGVELTCEGHCDTVAAEQVLIATGRRPNSDGLGLEERGIVLARNGGIVVDDHLETSVPGIYAAGDVTGRDQFVYMAAYGAKLAARNAVTGNQYRYDNSSMPSVVFTDPQVASAGLTETTARAQGLDIKVSLLPLDAVPRALAARDTRGLIKLIADKANDRLLGGQIMAPEGADSIQTLVLAIKHGMTTLELGATIFPYLTTVEGLKLAAQTFDKDVAKLSCCAG
- a CDS encoding heavy-metal-associated domain-containing protein; protein product: MKKTVCIAMAVLAMAGGGVAYAVSGTAQDRPAATATAQKQTTFAIENMTCATCPITVKKAMEGVAGVTAVTVDFAAKTARATYNPRRTNAAAIAAASTNAGYPARAIQN
- a CDS encoding mercuric transporter MerT family protein, with the protein product MVSTPEAGQPALTENHEPKQANWVAAGALIGAGLASACCVVPLLLVMLGISGAWIANLTALEPYKPYVAGVTLALLGYGFWHVYFKPKPPCEDGSYCARPQSAWTTKAVLWLGLAVAILALTIDWWAPWFY
- a CDS encoding MerR family transcriptional regulator, with the protein product MEQQVGILRAQLARKTGCNLETIRYYEKVGLLPGPPRSSNGYRVYSPELVQRLQFILRARDLGYAMDEIRSLLSLTDTGAQTCAEVMARTELHLEDVRRRIADLQKIEVTLATTLARCTGDDVAECPILEALQFLPHQGN
- a CDS encoding recombinase family protein, which produces MHGQRIGYVRVSSFDQNPERQLEQIQVDKVFTDKASGKDTRRPELERLLAFVREGDTVVVHSMDRLARNLDDLRRLVQGLTQRGVRIEFLKEHLTFTGEDSPMANLMLSVMGAFAEFERALIRERQREGIALAKQRGAYRGRKKSLSSERIAELRQRVEAGEQKTKLAREFGISRETLYQYLRTDQ